The proteins below come from a single Drosophila kikkawai strain 14028-0561.14 chromosome 3R, DkikHiC1v2, whole genome shotgun sequence genomic window:
- the LOC108077791 gene encoding organic cation transporter protein isoform X2, with the protein MIEYLECVLCFKNKFLFTISAWILTERAIFFLCVTPNILNGFHVSSYTLLGHLPDDQWCGIPDLQDTNWTLAQKREIAAHGLDSGGCTVWDWNYQHLAKMSYEAALNYTSHNMESAQPAEVSCKVKGHYEYSNPESTFVSDWDLTCEQSIQRTSAQVSISLGKFCGSFTFGILADKFGRKTSFSLGALFFIVGSFFCTFSPWYSLFLAGRFALGAASSGLFYPAFTMIVENICLKHRSWMSIAFSASYPVGMIILAIIGYFIQPWRHLQLALTIPSLLLLLNCYLMNESPRWLITNRRYDRVYKILFRQPSHYQVQPVAAAVAPVVTDKKSLEPQGSFSLGERLKNGPLKSIIELFANPNVRKLIFTSYFMFCVTSLSYYVTALNAANMSVSRYLYIIGTGLVDIPSYLVPVIMLRFTGRRITTMFLFLWTGVSLLLVLAVPAGNTTWVVAFAMLGRFGISATYSVVTLYTAELYPTEIRNSALGTCSTFAHVGSISAPFVVDILGALGWYIPTTICGCCVLVAGLLTLTLPETGTGKLSDKVEDTPATVPAEEAEKK; encoded by the exons GGCCATCTTCTTCCTATGCGTCACTCCCAACATACTTAACGGCTTCCATGTGTCCTCCTACACGCTGCTGGGTCACCTGCCTGACGATCAGTGGTGCGGCATCCCCGACCTGCAGGACACCAACTGGACACTGGCCCAGAAGCGGGAGATAGCGGCTCATGGCCTGGATTCCGGTGGATGCACGGTGTGGGACTGGAACTATCAGCATTTGGCCAAGATGTCCTACGAGGCGGCCCTCAACTACACCAGCCATAATATGGAGAGCGCTCAGCCAGCGGAGGTGTCCTGCAAGGTGAAGGGCCACTACGAGTACTCCAATCCGGAGAGCACATTCGTCTCCGACTGGGATCTCACCTGCGAGCAGAGCATCCAGCGTACTTCTGCCCAGGTGTCCATATCGCTGGGCAAGTTCTGCGGCTCCTTTACCTTTGGCATTTTGGCGGATAA ATTCGGCCGGAAAACTTCGTTTAGTCTGGGTGCTCTCTTCTTCATCGTGGGCAGTTTCTTTTGCACCTTCTCCCCCTGGTACAGTCTCTTCCTGGCTGGACGTTTTGCCCTTGGAGCGGCTTCTTCAGGACTCTTCTATCCTGCCTTTACAATGA ttgtGGAAAACATTTGCCTGAAGCATCGCTCATGGATGTCGATAGCTTTTTCTGCTTCCTATCCCGTGGGCATGATCATCCTGGCGATCATTGGCTACTTCATTCAGCCATGGCGACATCTGCAATTGGCTCTGACTATTCCTTCTCTATTGCTTTTATTGAACTGCTA CCTGATGAATGAGTCACCCCGCTGGCTGATCACAAACCGGCGATATGATCGCGTCTACAAGATACTTTTCAGACAGCCCAGTCATTACCAAGTCCAGCCTGTGGCTGCAGCCGTCGCTCCCGTCGTCACCGATAAGAAGTCG CTGGAGCCGCAGGGAAGTTTCTCGCTGGGTGAGAGACTTAAGAATGGTCCCCTGAAGTCCATCATTGAGCTATTCGCCAATCCCAACGTGCGCAAGCTGATCTTCACCTCGTACTTCATGTTCTGCGTCACCTCGCTGAGTTACTACGTGACGG CTCTGAATGCCGCCAACATGTCAGTGTCACGGTACCTCTACATCATAGGCACAGGCCTGGTGGACATACCCTCGTACCTGGTGCCGGTGATCATGCTCCGTTTCACGGGTCGTCGCATCACAACCATGTTCCTGTTCCTCTGGACGGGCGTGTCCTTGCTGCTAGTTCTAGCCGTTCCCGCCGGCAACACCACCTGGGTTGTGGCTTTTGCTATGTTGGGACGCTTTGGTATCAGTGCCACCTACTCTGTGGTTACGCTGTATACCGCGGAGCTCTACCCTACCGAGATCCGTAACTCTGCGCTGGGAACCTGCTCGACCTTCGCCCACGTTGGCTCCATTTCGGCCCCATTTGTGGTCGACATCCTGGGAGCCCTTGGGTGGTACATTCCAACCACGATCTGCGGCTGCTGCGTTCTAGTAGCTGGCCTGTTGACCCTCACGCTTCCGGAGACTGGAACGGGCAAGCTGTCCGACAAAGTGGAGGATACCCCAGCCACCGTTCCGGCGGAGGAGGCCGAAAAGAAGTGA
- the LOC108077791 gene encoding organic cation transporter protein isoform X1: MTQSKDNPEKSRELISEDSMKDLLTKQLEIVGSGGAYVWAIFFLCVTPNILNGFHVSSYTLLGHLPDDQWCGIPDLQDTNWTLAQKREIAAHGLDSGGCTVWDWNYQHLAKMSYEAALNYTSHNMESAQPAEVSCKVKGHYEYSNPESTFVSDWDLTCEQSIQRTSAQVSISLGKFCGSFTFGILADKFGRKTSFSLGALFFIVGSFFCTFSPWYSLFLAGRFALGAASSGLFYPAFTMIVENICLKHRSWMSIAFSASYPVGMIILAIIGYFIQPWRHLQLALTIPSLLLLLNCYLMNESPRWLITNRRYDRVYKILFRQPSHYQVQPVAAAVAPVVTDKKSLEPQGSFSLGERLKNGPLKSIIELFANPNVRKLIFTSYFMFCVTSLSYYVTALNAANMSVSRYLYIIGTGLVDIPSYLVPVIMLRFTGRRITTMFLFLWTGVSLLLVLAVPAGNTTWVVAFAMLGRFGISATYSVVTLYTAELYPTEIRNSALGTCSTFAHVGSISAPFVVDILGALGWYIPTTICGCCVLVAGLLTLTLPETGTGKLSDKVEDTPATVPAEEAEKK; the protein is encoded by the exons GGCCATCTTCTTCCTATGCGTCACTCCCAACATACTTAACGGCTTCCATGTGTCCTCCTACACGCTGCTGGGTCACCTGCCTGACGATCAGTGGTGCGGCATCCCCGACCTGCAGGACACCAACTGGACACTGGCCCAGAAGCGGGAGATAGCGGCTCATGGCCTGGATTCCGGTGGATGCACGGTGTGGGACTGGAACTATCAGCATTTGGCCAAGATGTCCTACGAGGCGGCCCTCAACTACACCAGCCATAATATGGAGAGCGCTCAGCCAGCGGAGGTGTCCTGCAAGGTGAAGGGCCACTACGAGTACTCCAATCCGGAGAGCACATTCGTCTCCGACTGGGATCTCACCTGCGAGCAGAGCATCCAGCGTACTTCTGCCCAGGTGTCCATATCGCTGGGCAAGTTCTGCGGCTCCTTTACCTTTGGCATTTTGGCGGATAA ATTCGGCCGGAAAACTTCGTTTAGTCTGGGTGCTCTCTTCTTCATCGTGGGCAGTTTCTTTTGCACCTTCTCCCCCTGGTACAGTCTCTTCCTGGCTGGACGTTTTGCCCTTGGAGCGGCTTCTTCAGGACTCTTCTATCCTGCCTTTACAATGA ttgtGGAAAACATTTGCCTGAAGCATCGCTCATGGATGTCGATAGCTTTTTCTGCTTCCTATCCCGTGGGCATGATCATCCTGGCGATCATTGGCTACTTCATTCAGCCATGGCGACATCTGCAATTGGCTCTGACTATTCCTTCTCTATTGCTTTTATTGAACTGCTA CCTGATGAATGAGTCACCCCGCTGGCTGATCACAAACCGGCGATATGATCGCGTCTACAAGATACTTTTCAGACAGCCCAGTCATTACCAAGTCCAGCCTGTGGCTGCAGCCGTCGCTCCCGTCGTCACCGATAAGAAGTCG CTGGAGCCGCAGGGAAGTTTCTCGCTGGGTGAGAGACTTAAGAATGGTCCCCTGAAGTCCATCATTGAGCTATTCGCCAATCCCAACGTGCGCAAGCTGATCTTCACCTCGTACTTCATGTTCTGCGTCACCTCGCTGAGTTACTACGTGACGG CTCTGAATGCCGCCAACATGTCAGTGTCACGGTACCTCTACATCATAGGCACAGGCCTGGTGGACATACCCTCGTACCTGGTGCCGGTGATCATGCTCCGTTTCACGGGTCGTCGCATCACAACCATGTTCCTGTTCCTCTGGACGGGCGTGTCCTTGCTGCTAGTTCTAGCCGTTCCCGCCGGCAACACCACCTGGGTTGTGGCTTTTGCTATGTTGGGACGCTTTGGTATCAGTGCCACCTACTCTGTGGTTACGCTGTATACCGCGGAGCTCTACCCTACCGAGATCCGTAACTCTGCGCTGGGAACCTGCTCGACCTTCGCCCACGTTGGCTCCATTTCGGCCCCATTTGTGGTCGACATCCTGGGAGCCCTTGGGTGGTACATTCCAACCACGATCTGCGGCTGCTGCGTTCTAGTAGCTGGCCTGTTGACCCTCACGCTTCCGGAGACTGGAACGGGCAAGCTGTCCGACAAAGTGGAGGATACCCCAGCCACCGTTCCGGCGGAGGAGGCCGAAAAGAAGTGA
- the LOC108077791 gene encoding organic cation transporter-like protein isoform X3, with translation MSYEAALNYTSHNMESAQPAEVSCKVKGHYEYSNPESTFVSDWDLTCEQSIQRTSAQVSISLGKFCGSFTFGILADKFGRKTSFSLGALFFIVGSFFCTFSPWYSLFLAGRFALGAASSGLFYPAFTMIVENICLKHRSWMSIAFSASYPVGMIILAIIGYFIQPWRHLQLALTIPSLLLLLNCYLMNESPRWLITNRRYDRVYKILFRQPSHYQVQPVAAAVAPVVTDKKSLEPQGSFSLGERLKNGPLKSIIELFANPNVRKLIFTSYFMFCVTSLSYYVTALNAANMSVSRYLYIIGTGLVDIPSYLVPVIMLRFTGRRITTMFLFLWTGVSLLLVLAVPAGNTTWVVAFAMLGRFGISATYSVVTLYTAELYPTEIRNSALGTCSTFAHVGSISAPFVVDILGALGWYIPTTICGCCVLVAGLLTLTLPETGTGKLSDKVEDTPATVPAEEAEKK, from the exons ATGTCCTACGAGGCGGCCCTCAACTACACCAGCCATAATATGGAGAGCGCTCAGCCAGCGGAGGTGTCCTGCAAGGTGAAGGGCCACTACGAGTACTCCAATCCGGAGAGCACATTCGTCTCCGACTGGGATCTCACCTGCGAGCAGAGCATCCAGCGTACTTCTGCCCAGGTGTCCATATCGCTGGGCAAGTTCTGCGGCTCCTTTACCTTTGGCATTTTGGCGGATAA ATTCGGCCGGAAAACTTCGTTTAGTCTGGGTGCTCTCTTCTTCATCGTGGGCAGTTTCTTTTGCACCTTCTCCCCCTGGTACAGTCTCTTCCTGGCTGGACGTTTTGCCCTTGGAGCGGCTTCTTCAGGACTCTTCTATCCTGCCTTTACAATGA ttgtGGAAAACATTTGCCTGAAGCATCGCTCATGGATGTCGATAGCTTTTTCTGCTTCCTATCCCGTGGGCATGATCATCCTGGCGATCATTGGCTACTTCATTCAGCCATGGCGACATCTGCAATTGGCTCTGACTATTCCTTCTCTATTGCTTTTATTGAACTGCTA CCTGATGAATGAGTCACCCCGCTGGCTGATCACAAACCGGCGATATGATCGCGTCTACAAGATACTTTTCAGACAGCCCAGTCATTACCAAGTCCAGCCTGTGGCTGCAGCCGTCGCTCCCGTCGTCACCGATAAGAAGTCG CTGGAGCCGCAGGGAAGTTTCTCGCTGGGTGAGAGACTTAAGAATGGTCCCCTGAAGTCCATCATTGAGCTATTCGCCAATCCCAACGTGCGCAAGCTGATCTTCACCTCGTACTTCATGTTCTGCGTCACCTCGCTGAGTTACTACGTGACGG CTCTGAATGCCGCCAACATGTCAGTGTCACGGTACCTCTACATCATAGGCACAGGCCTGGTGGACATACCCTCGTACCTGGTGCCGGTGATCATGCTCCGTTTCACGGGTCGTCGCATCACAACCATGTTCCTGTTCCTCTGGACGGGCGTGTCCTTGCTGCTAGTTCTAGCCGTTCCCGCCGGCAACACCACCTGGGTTGTGGCTTTTGCTATGTTGGGACGCTTTGGTATCAGTGCCACCTACTCTGTGGTTACGCTGTATACCGCGGAGCTCTACCCTACCGAGATCCGTAACTCTGCGCTGGGAACCTGCTCGACCTTCGCCCACGTTGGCTCCATTTCGGCCCCATTTGTGGTCGACATCCTGGGAGCCCTTGGGTGGTACATTCCAACCACGATCTGCGGCTGCTGCGTTCTAGTAGCTGGCCTGTTGACCCTCACGCTTCCGGAGACTGGAACGGGCAAGCTGTCCGACAAAGTGGAGGATACCCCAGCCACCGTTCCGGCGGAGGAGGCCGAAAAGAAGTGA
- the LOC108077792 gene encoding elastase-1: MNAALDLSPWGWIFPLCLGFMSSCQAVPIVGGRIVSTVGSSPIKYPFMVSLQDVIRGNGTRGFSYRHFCGGSLISDRWILSAAHCVWRKNIHNIAAFIGYEDIENIGQLEPYGLESAEYIYFQPSNFRNDIALLYMKRRYWSYLRRDLQFAQLPPQGMQQDRNESCRIIGYGATRHAGPSQKQLFEAEVRVIGNQKCRDIIGHIWAPQNGASTVCALGNNQDSCQGDSGGPLICPYGGRDYIYGLVSHGLTCGIQGMPSIYTVTRPYYDWVQLLMQS; the protein is encoded by the exons ATGAACGCAGCCTTAGATCTCAGCCCCTGGGGATGGATATTTCCGCTGTGCTTGGGCTTTATGTCCTCCTGTCAGGCGGTTCCCATTGTCGGAGGCAGGATCGTGTCAACCGTGGGCA GTAGCCCTATTAAATATCCGTTCATGGTCTCACTGCAAGACGTGATTAGGGGAAATGGCACAAGAGGATTTTCGTATCGGCATTTCTGCGGCGGTAGCCTGATCAGCGATCGCTGGATCCTGTCCGCAGCTCACTGTGTCTGGAGAAA GAACATTCACAATATCGCAGCGTTTATTGGCTATGAAGATATCGAAAACATAGGCCAGCTCGAACCATATGGTCTGGAAAGCGCCGAGTATATTTACTTCCAGCC ATCCAACTTTAGGAATGATATAGCTCTCTTGTATATGAAACGGCGTTATTGGAGCTATCTCCGCCGGGACCTGCAATTCGCTCAACTGCCGCCACAGGGAATGCAACAAGATCGGAATG AATCTTGCCGAATTATTGGCTACGGCGCCACTCGTCATGCAGGACCTTCGCAGAAGCAACTTTTTGAGGCCGAAGTTCGGGTGATTGGCAACCAGAAATGCCGGGATATCATAGGACATATCTGGGCCCCGCAGAACGGAGCGAGTACGGTGTGTGCCCTGGGCAATAATCAGGACTCTTGTCAGGGCGATTCTGG AGGTCCTTTGATCTGCCCGTATGGCGGCAGGGACTATATTTACGGCCTTGTGTCCCATGGTCTCACTTGCGGCATTCAGGGCATGCCCAGCATCTATACGGTGACCCGACCCTACTACGATTGGGTGCAGCTGCTCATGCAGTCCTAG
- the LOC108077793 gene encoding golgin subfamily A member 7 isoform X1, which translates to MIALNQVHRALQSEVIHAAMGFFRDIMSQGGGGSGTPAGGNPTALQGVGGGVVFSKVFIQRDYSEGTSVKFHTRLPAELDGMIERHVFEATINRLNEFYAEAEEGSCGTYCEGCIGCITAYLIYMCSETHYEKTLRKISKFVASQNERIYNPKGLQLIDPTYRGLRVIEITIFDRPGRT; encoded by the exons ATGATCGCCCTCAACCAAGTGCATCGGGCGCTGCAGAGCGAGGTTATTCACGCGGCGATGGGTTTTTTCAGAGACATCATGTCCcagggcggcggcggcagtggcACTCCGGCGGGCGGCAATCCCACGGCGCTCCAGGGCGTTGGCGGGGGCGTGGTCTTCAGCAAGGTCTTCATACAGCGCGATTACAGCGAGGGCACCTCCGTAAAGTTCCACACACGGTTACCTGCGGAGCTGGACGGCATG ATCGAGCGACACGTCTTCGAGGCCACCATTAACAGGCTAAATGAGTTCTACGCCGAGGCGGAGGAGGGATCCTGCGGCACCTACTGCGAGGGCTGTATTGGCTGCATCACAGCCTACTTGATCTACATGTGCTCCGAAACGCACTACGAAAAG ACCCTTCGCAAGATATCCAAATTTGTGGCTTCCCAAAACGAACGCATTTACAATCCCAAGGGCCTGCAGCTGATCGATCCGACATATCGGGGTCTTCGCGTCATAGAGATTACAATATTCGACCGTCCGGGGCGAACGTGA
- the LOC108077793 gene encoding golgin subfamily A member 7 isoform X2 codes for MSQGGGGSGTPAGGNPTALQGVGGGVVFSKVFIQRDYSEGTSVKFHTRLPAELDGMIERHVFEATINRLNEFYAEAEEGSCGTYCEGCIGCITAYLIYMCSETHYEKTLRKISKFVASQNERIYNPKGLQLIDPTYRGLRVIEITIFDRPGRT; via the exons ATGTCCcagggcggcggcggcagtggcACTCCGGCGGGCGGCAATCCCACGGCGCTCCAGGGCGTTGGCGGGGGCGTGGTCTTCAGCAAGGTCTTCATACAGCGCGATTACAGCGAGGGCACCTCCGTAAAGTTCCACACACGGTTACCTGCGGAGCTGGACGGCATG ATCGAGCGACACGTCTTCGAGGCCACCATTAACAGGCTAAATGAGTTCTACGCCGAGGCGGAGGAGGGATCCTGCGGCACCTACTGCGAGGGCTGTATTGGCTGCATCACAGCCTACTTGATCTACATGTGCTCCGAAACGCACTACGAAAAG ACCCTTCGCAAGATATCCAAATTTGTGGCTTCCCAAAACGAACGCATTTACAATCCCAAGGGCCTGCAGCTGATCGATCCGACATATCGGGGTCTTCGCGTCATAGAGATTACAATATTCGACCGTCCGGGGCGAACGTGA
- the LOC108077794 gene encoding putative uncharacterized transmembrane protein DDB_G0286087 — protein MKLATYLLAVVLFVGFFLLQPTSAQTNTTTTEASTTTTTTTATPSTVHRKHFTARNIHYKIVRRIRVKKSG, from the coding sequence ATGAAGCTAGCAACCTATCTATTGGCAGTTGTCCTGTTCGTCGGATTTTTCCTGCTGCAGCCAACCTCTGCCCAGACTAACACTACAACCACGGAGGCCAGTACCACCACGACCACAACAACTGCCACGCCTAGTACTGTGCACAGGAAGCATTTTACGGCCCGCAATATTCACTACAAAATCGTGCGAAGGATCCGTGTGAAAAAATCTGGCTAA
- the Pdf gene encoding protein PDF, translating into MARLTFALVLVFLAIFSRCGSSGALAMPDEERYVRKEYSRDLLDWFNTIGQFTPGQLATICRYPLILENSLGEPIPIRKRNSELINSLLSLPKNMNDAGK; encoded by the coding sequence ATGGCTCGCCTCACTTTCGCCCTGGTCCTGGTGTTTTTGGCCATCTTCTCCCGGTGCGGATCCTCCGGAGCCCTGGCCATGCCCGATGAGGAGCGGTATGTGCGCAAGGAGTATAGCCGCGACCTGCTGGACTGGTTTAACACTATAGGACAGTTCACGCCTGGACAATTGGCCACAATCTGTCGGTATCCGCTGATCCTGGAGAACTCCTTGGGCGAACCGATACCAATCAGAAAGCGCAACTCGGAGCTCATCAACTCGCTGCTGAGTCTCCCCAAGAACATGAACGATGCTGGCAAGTAG
- the LOC108077578 gene encoding uncharacterized protein, producing the protein MKAGKLALGFLTLSICMWVANAASSTTSTEAATTTTTTTTAATATTTTTTASSSSSSVKRKRFRISNLNYSVTRRYRIYRSTTASTRSRSRRLRNRRLVRVLRRSNNRG; encoded by the coding sequence ATGAAGGCAGGAAAACTGGCACTGGGTTTCCTCACACTAAGCATATGCATGTGGGTGGCCAATGCGGCCAGTAGCACGACGTCTACAGAGGCCGccacgacgacaacgacaacaacaacggcggccacagcaacgacaacaactacgacagcctcctcctcctcctcgagtGTTAAGAGGAAGCGTTTCCGGATCTCCAATCTAAATTATTCGGTGACGCGCAGGTACAGGATCTACAGGAGCACCACCGCCAGTACCAGGAGTAGATCAAGGCGTCTACGCAACCGGCGCCTTGTCAGGGTCTTGAGGCGGAGCAACAATCGGGGTTGA